In Gemmata obscuriglobus, a single genomic region encodes these proteins:
- a CDS encoding RluA family pseudouridine synthase, translating to MSFTLAPFTVTPQEVGFTLAKVLRARLGGPSWTDVRKLIAARRVKVGDSVCSDEARRLKEDEVVVLLEHPKPLPRAAHPERLVVRHLDEHVVVVEKPAGVNTVRHPAELEWSEERRELDPTLQDLTQWAVGRQLNRDARDLPRLRIVHRLDKETSGLVVFARSALAERELGMQFRKHTVVRRYLTVVPGILGTQTIKSNLVPDRGDGRRGSTKLPGVGKEAVTHVTPEERLPGYTLLSCRLETGRTHQIRIHLSEAGHPVCGDKVYCKKANGEVFDDRSGAPRLALHATELGFEHPATSGHLHWTMPLPLDLAKFADRLRGLGS from the coding sequence ATGTCGTTCACGCTGGCACCGTTCACCGTCACGCCGCAGGAGGTCGGGTTCACGCTCGCGAAGGTGTTGCGTGCGCGGCTAGGGGGGCCGTCGTGGACCGACGTACGTAAGCTCATCGCCGCCCGGCGCGTCAAGGTCGGTGATTCCGTTTGCTCCGACGAGGCCCGCCGACTTAAGGAGGACGAGGTCGTGGTGCTGCTGGAGCACCCGAAACCGCTCCCGCGAGCGGCCCACCCCGAGCGATTGGTGGTGCGGCACCTCGACGAGCACGTGGTGGTTGTGGAGAAGCCCGCCGGCGTCAACACCGTTCGCCACCCGGCGGAACTGGAATGGTCCGAGGAGCGCCGCGAACTCGACCCGACACTGCAAGACCTGACGCAGTGGGCCGTCGGACGCCAGTTGAACCGTGACGCACGCGACCTCCCGCGGCTGCGGATCGTTCACCGGCTCGACAAGGAAACGAGCGGACTGGTGGTGTTCGCGCGGTCGGCGCTCGCGGAGCGCGAACTCGGGATGCAGTTCCGCAAGCACACGGTGGTGCGGCGGTACCTGACGGTGGTGCCGGGCATCCTCGGGACGCAAACCATCAAATCGAACCTTGTGCCGGACCGCGGCGACGGCCGGCGCGGGAGTACGAAACTGCCCGGCGTGGGGAAGGAGGCCGTCACGCACGTCACGCCCGAGGAGCGGTTGCCGGGTTACACACTGCTCTCGTGCCGGCTCGAAACGGGCCGCACGCACCAGATCCGCATTCACCTCTCGGAAGCCGGGCACCCGGTGTGTGGCGACAAAGTGTACTGCAAGAAGGCAAACGGTGAAGTGTTCGACGACCGCAGCGGCGCGCCGCGTCTGGCCCTGCACGCGACCGAACTCGGGTTCGAGCACCCGGCGACCAGCGGGCACCTCCACTGGACAATGCCGCTCCCGCTGGACCTCGCGAAATTTGCCGACCGCCTACGCGGTCTTGGCTCATGA